The bacterium DNA window CGCGCGCGGCGTCCCGGGTTCGCTCGAGCAGCGTTCGGATCGATGCGTCGACGAACGCCGCGTCTGGATGGGCGTCGCGGAGCGCGAGCGCCGCCTCCAGGGATTCGTGGAAGCAGCCCTCCCCCGCGAAGAAGGCGGAACGATTCGCGTCTGCCGTAGATGCGAGCGCAGCCACTGCATCCAGTTCGAGCGGCGAGAGACGCAGCCAACCGAAATCGACGGCGCCGGTCGGGGCCTCGAGACCTTCCCGCCACTCGATCGACCAACGAAGCGTCTCGCCCTCCGGGAGCGTCCGACCGTCGACGAGGGGCAGTGAGGCGAGCGGCGTTCGCTGCAAGCCGACGGCGACCGGCGACGGCAGGTGCTGGTCCTCGATCACCGGCTCACCCTCGCCGTCGAGCACGCTCAGGTAGAACCCGCCGTCCGCGGGGAGTCCATCGATCGCCCAATGCAACACGGGACGCTCGACACTCACGCGTGTCACGTGGTCCGGGGAAACGACCGCGATCGAGAGGTCCTCGTCCGAAACGCTCCGCAGTGTCCAGCCGGGGCCGCCGGGCACGTCGAGACCGAAGGCGGGCTGGTAGGCCGGTGTCGCCATCGCGAGCAGCATCTCGCGTGGGCGCTCGGCCGGCCGGACCGGCGCTTCTTCGGGAGGGGCACTCGGCGCCGGCGACGGGCCGACGGACGTCGGTGCGGGTGGCGCGGGGTCGGGCGCGAGCGCGAGGGCTTCGGGCGCCTCGACCGCGGGCTCGACGGGCGCGAGGTCGGGCTCCGGCTCGATCAGATCGGGCGCGACCGCCTCCGCCAGCCGCGGCACCGGCGGCGTGCCCGATTCGTCCTCCTCCGACGCCTCGGGGCGCGAAGGCGCGGGCGCCGATCCGCGGTCCGCGAGCGTCGGAGGTGTCGGGGGGGCAGTCGGTCCCGTCTCCCCCACGTCGTCGAGCAGGGCGACGCTCACGAAGAGCGCTACGGCGGCCGCGGCGGCGGCCCACGCCCACGGGCGCCAGCGGAGCGCCCATCCGGCGCGGCCGGCGCCGACCTCGGCCGCGCGACGATCGGCCTCGAGGGCCGAGAAGTCGAAGCCGCGGAGGGTGTCGGCCTCGTCGATCACCGCCGCCGAATGCGCGAGGGCGCGGTCGATCGCGTCGCGCTCCTCCGGAGAGAGACCGTTCGGATCGTCGACGTAGCGCGCGACGAGGTCCGGCGACGGGAGGTCGCTGCCTTCCAGCGCCCGCCAGAGGCGCTCGAGTCTGCGCGCATCGGATTCGCTCATCGCTCCATTTCCCCGGATTCCCCGGCTTCCCCGGCGCCCCCGGATCGAGCCGACACAGGCCGTCCGCCACGTGACCCCTGACCGGTGGCGCGCTCGCCCTGCTTCGAGAGACGGTCGAACGCCCCTTCGGATATCGCTTGGCGTCCACGGATCGCGCTCATTCTGCGCTCCCTCCGCCCGCCGCGAGGACCGACTTGCGCAAGTGGGACATCGCCTCGCGTTGTTGACGATTGATCGTCCCACGCGGTCGCCCCAGTCGCTCCGCGGCCTCGTCGTAGCTCAAGCCTTCGACGTAGATCGCCTCCACGACCACGCGGAGACGCTCCGGCAGCCGCTCGAGCGCGTTGCGCAGGACGAGCTGCGTCCCGGGATCGAGCGCTCGGCCGTCGCTCTCGGGCTCGCCGATCCGATCCATCGACTCGTCCGGCACGTCCGCCACGCGGCGCCGGCTGCGGAGCCAGTCGACGTAGGCGTTCCGGGTCGCGCTGCGAACGAAACCGGGAAACCGGGCGGCCTCCTTGATCTTCCCGTCGCGATGGGCGCGCCAGGACCGGATCACGACCTCCTGAGCGAGGTCGTCCCAGGCGTCGTGCTGTTCGTACGCCCCCAGGCGGATCAGCTGGACCGTGACGAGACGGCGAACCCGCGCGAGCGCCGCGAGATCCTCTCGTCCGATCGCCTCGAGCTCGGCGAACCAGTCGACCTCCTCGGAGCGCCGGGGCGACCCCGTGGCGAGGACGACGAAGAGTCGAACGAGTCCCGACACGACCGCAGTCTATCGTGCGGCGCACGGACGCGACAGGACGTGGAACGACTCCGGGGGACGATCCGACGCCCCGCTACGCCTCGTCTCGCTCTCGCCCCTGATACACCAGCGCGAGCAGCGCCGGGGACAGGAAGATATCGAAGACGAAGGCGAGGAAGACGGCGAGCGCGCTCAGCAGGCCGAAGTTCACGACCGTCCCCGCCGAGGCGAAGCCGTAGATCGAGAAGGCGCAGGTCAGGACGACCGTCGTGAACAGCAGCGCCCGTCCGGTCGTGCGCATCGTCTCCGCCGTCGCCTGCTCGATGCTCCCCGTCTCCTCGAAGTTCCGGCGGAAGCCATGCAGGATGTGGATCGTGTCGTCGACGACGAGACCCAGGGCGATGCCGCCGATCAGGACGGTGAAGATGTCGAGCGGCGCGCCGGACCAACCCATGATGCCCATGACCATGGCGATCGGCATGAGGTTCGGCGCCATGCTCACGATCCCGGTCCGTAGACTGCCGATGAAGAGCATCATCAGGGGCGTGATCGTGAGGAAGGCGATGATGTAGGAGCGGATCGAGGTGTCGACGGTCAGCTGGGCGACGTGGGACGCGATCGCGTAGAAGCCGGTGATCGTGAGGTCGGCGTCGCCTCCGATCTCGCGGAGATTCGGCGAGTGCTCTCGCAGGTAGCGGAGATAGTTCGTCGCCTCCGTGTGTTCCCCGCGAAGCGAGATGCGGGCCAGCCGGAAAGACGAATCGACCACGTCCTCGAGATCGTCACTGCCCGAATTCTCGAAGAGGAGGAGCTCCTGCGCCACGAGCAGGCGATCGTCCGCGATCCGATACTCGTCGGCCTCGCCCCCGTGGAGCGCCTGATGGATCTCCTTCGCGATGTCCGCCACGGAGACCGTCTTCCGGAAGGCGAAGTTCTCGCCGGGATGGGTCTCGACGTAGCGCTGCATCGCATCGAGCCGAGCCAGCACCTCGGGGTCATGGAGCGCGTTCTCCTCGCCGCCGTCGTAGACGAGCTCCATTCCGGCGGAACCACCCAGGTGGATGTTCAGGTACTCGCTCGCCACCCGCGCGCGGTTGTCCTCGGGCAGCCACTCGAGCGGGTTGTAGCTCTGACTGATGCGCGTGATTCCGGCGCCGGCGACCACGAGGGCGACCAGGGCGACGACCGGGACGGCGATTCGGTGGCGCGTGCCGAAGAGGCCGCAGGCGATCAGGGCCCGCTCGATCGGCGGAAGCTCGCCCTCCTCGTGTCGCGCGCGAAGCCGGAGCGGCGCGATCGCGAGGCACGCCGGCACGAGGCCGATCGACAGGAAGGCGGCGATCAGGACGCCGAGCGGAACGAAGATCCCGATGTCCCGGATCGGGGCGAGGCCCGACGACATGAAGGAGGCCATTCCGCCGGCGGTCGTCAGGCTGCTCATCACGATCGCCGGCCCCGAGTGGCGAAGCGCGTACTCGATCGCGTCCAGCCGCGCCTGGCGGTGATCGATCGCCTGGAAATAGATCGCGAGGACATGGACGGAGAAGCCGACCCCGACCGCGAGAATGAACGACGGGATGATCTGACTGACGAAGGTGAGCGGCCGGCCGACGACGGCAAGTGCCCCCACCGTCGCGACCACCGCCAGGACGACCAGTGAGAGCGGCATCAGGATCGCGAGCACCCGCCGGAAGACGACCCCCAGGAGCAACGCGATCACGGCGATCGAGAGCGCGGAGAAGACGACCATGTCTCGGGCGGTCTGCTCCTGGATCTCCTGATTCGTGATGGGCGAGCCCATCAGGTGGACCTCGGTGTCGTCCCCGAGGTCGAGGGAGGCCACGAAGGCGTGCGACGCGTTCACGAGTTCCGCCGTCTGGAAGCCCGTCAGGTAGAGCGGATCGTCTTCTTCGGTCGCCTCCGTCTCCGGCGCGTCGTCTTCGAAGCCAGAGAGGTCGTCGTCCTCCACGGGCTGGAAGGTCATCGGCTCGATCACGATCCCGGTCGTGAGGCCGTCTTCGGAGAGATAGAGATTCCGGTAGAAGGGATTGGCGCGGGCGCGGGCGGCGATCGCCGCGATCTCCTCTGCAGACCCGGGCCACTCCTCGAGCAGCTCGTCGACGAGCAGCGTGTCCCCCTCCCCGCGCGTCTGGCGGGCATTGACGAGGCTCTGCACCTCCTCGACGAAGGGGAGCTCGTCCTCGAGGCGTTCGTGGATCTCGCGCAGGCGCGCCAGGAACCCGGGATCGAAGATCTCGGGCGGCGTGATCGCGAGATAGAGCAGATCGTCTCGCCCGAACTGATCCCGGAGCGCGTCGTAGTCCACCCGGATCGGATCGTCCGGCGGGAGGTAGCGATCGACGTCGCTCTCGAAGACGAGCTGCGGGAGCGACGCCGCGAGCGCCCCGACGCCGACCAGCGTCAGACCGACGGCGACGAAGGGGTGGTGCCAGCTCCAGAGGCCGATGGCGGCGATCGCATCCTCGACGAGGCGGCGGGGAGAGCGGGCACGGGACGGATGCGACGACACGGACGGCGGGTCTCCAACGGGTCGTCTGGTCGGTAGCAGAAACGGCAGGTCCGCGCGCGAGGGCGAACGAGAGGACGGAGCCGACGGGGTCGTCGCCGAACCCGGCAACTCCCCCGCAGCGCGTCGGCACCCGCGCAGGCCCCAGGGCTCCGAGTCGAAAGACGCGACGATCCACCGTTCAGCGAGCTGCCTCGGGCGTCGATCCGAAGAGGGATCCCAACCACGGAGCCGCCATGTCGGAGTTCGCCTACCTCGGAGACTGCCCCCTCTTCCAGGGCCTGTCTCTCGAACAGCGCGCGGCGGTCTACGGCCTCTGCGAGCTCGCCGAGTACCGCGAAGGGGAGGCGATCTTTTCCGAAGGCGACGCCTCGGACCTGGTCTTCGTCGTGTGCGAAGGCCACGTCCGGATCTCGATCGCCACCTCGGGTGCGGGCGAGGAAGCCCTGGCGATCTGCGAGCCGGGGGATTCCTTCGGCGAGGTCGACCTCCTGAGCGACGCGCCGGCGGCGCGAAGCGCCAACGCGGTCGCCCACACGGCCTGCGAGCTCGCGACCCTCTCACGCGCCGCCCTCCTCGAGCTGACCGAGCGCGATCCCGAGCTCGGCTACCGGCTCGCCCGGAACGCGATCGCCGGGCTCGGCGAGCGCATCCGTCGGACGAACCAGAAGCTTCGCTTCTTCGCGGCGGCCAATCTCTTCGGCTGACCGACCCCGGCGCAGGCCGCCGTCGCTTGGGCCTGACCGGCTGCGAGCAGATCGGGACGGAATGCGCCGGACGCCGACGAAGCGACTCCGATCGCCTCCGCGCGGTCGGACGGCGGCGGTGCCGCAGCCAGGGTCAGCCCATGCGCCGTCGTCGGCGCAGCGATCGCAACCCGAACCCGCAGAGCGCCGTCGCCAGCCCCAGCGCACCGGACGCACCGACGGACGGGACCGGGGCCGCCGCGAAGAGCGCCAGGCTCAGGAAGTCGACGGCATCCGGATCGTAGCCCGCCGGATTCGTGGCCGGCACGAAGGCGAAGGTGGATTCGGTGAGCGAGCCTTCGAAGACGATGCTGCCCACCAGGTTGACGGCATCCGGGGATCCGATGTCGGCCCTGGGGATCGCGATCTCGACGAAGGCGTTGGTGTTGCTCTCCTGGATGACGACCGAGTTCGCCGACGGCGACCAGGCCGAGCCGTCCCAGGCGACCACGCCCTCGAACGAATCGTCGGCGCGCCACTGGAGGTGGACGTCGGCATTGAACGGAAGACCGGGCTGCTGCGTGTTGTAGAGCACGCCCGACGCAGTGCCGGCGCCGGACAACGGATCGGCCTGGGGGTCCGTGTCCAGGTAGAGGGTCACGATGTGCTGGTTGCCCCCCGTGGCGACATCGGGATGCTCGAGGCCCACGTAGAGGTTCGACGCATCCGACGTGAAGCACCATGTGCTGACGTCGCCGCCCGGCGCGCACTGGCCGGCCTCGAAGTCGTTCGCGCCGTCGACGACGATCGTCGTCTGCGCGTTCGCCGCGCCCACGACCGCGCCCGCCAGGGCGAGCCCCACCAGCCACGAGCCCGTTGCTCTCGACATCGAAGTCTCCCCGTCGCAGACCCGTGCGGAATGCATTCGTCGCGACGGAAATCATCCTCTCATCGATCGCCGACCGGAGCAAGCCGGAACGATCGGCGGCCTTCGCCCTGCGGGAAGCCCGCACGCACCCGTCCACGTCGACGGCGCCGCTAGTTCACGCCCCCGTCCACGTCGACTGCGCCGCTAGTTCACGTTCGCGTCCACGTCGCCTGCGCCGCTAGTTCACGTACCCGAGGCTCTGCAGCATCTCCATCGTCTCGTGGTCGTCGATCAGGTCGAGATCGGCCACGCGCTTCGTGCTCGACGCCGTCTCCCCATTTTCGAGCTTCTCGATCAGGCTCGCGAGCTCGGCACCCCGCTCGGTGTCGCCGATGCGATCGCGCACCTCGGCGTCGTCGAGATGGAAGAACGCCTGCGCGTCGCTCTCCGGCGCGAAGACCAGCATCGATCGACCCGTCCGCGTGGCGATCAGGCGTTCGCCGGCACTGGCCATCGGATGGGGGAAGGTCTCGTGTCGGGTGAAGGAGCGGGGTGTCGCGTCCATCGGCCGCAAGAATGGCACCAGCAGGCTCATGGACGACGAGGACGCGTTCGCATCCAGGAAGCCTGCCGCTTCGAGGACGGTCGCGTACACGTCCTCGACGCTGACGAGCTCACGCGATCGCACGCCCGGATCGACGACGCCGGGGAAGCGGACGACGAGCGGGATCCGAAGGGTCTCGTTCGTGAGCGTCGCCGCGTGGTCGAAGCGCCTGGGCGCCTCGAAGCTCTCGCCGTGGTCCGCGATCACGACGATCAAGCTGTCTTCGAGTCTCCCGCTCCGGTCGAGGGTGTCGACGAGGCGTCCGAGCTGTCGATCCATCCCTTCGACTTCACGGTCGTAGAGCTCGTGCATGTGCTCCGCGTACCAATCGGGAGCGCGATGGGAACGGTCGTACTCGGCCGCCTTTCCGGGAGGGAGCGCGGCGAGCTCCGCCTGATGGGGGCAATCCGGAGGCACGCTCGCCTCGTAGGGCGCGTGGCTGTCGAACAAGTGGAGCCAGAGGAACTCGGGGCGAGGATCCTCCCGCTCGAGCCAGGCGAGTGCGGCGTCGGTCGCGACGCGGCCGGGGCGGACGTGCGGATACCGGTAGAACCCGAGTCGACGCATGATCCGCGTCGTCGCCATCGCCTTCGCCGGCAGTCGGCTGCCCGACATCACCCCATCGAAGACCTCGAAGCCGCGTCCCAGACCCGTCTCCGCTTCCACGACCGGGGCGGTGACGAACGCGCCCGTCCGCCAGCCGGCGGCACTCAGCATTTCGGCCAGAACGGGGACCTCGGTCGGGACGCGCGCGCCGTTCACCACGACGCCGTGATCCCAGGGCGAGCGCCCCGTCATCATCGAGGTGTGCGCGGGGAGCGTAAGCGGCGTCGGCGTCGTCGCCTGCGTGTACGCCGCCCCTTCCCGGGCCAGCCGATCGAGCACGGGCGTCCGGGTGCGACCCGAGTTCGAGTACCCGATGGCGTCGAATCGCGTGGTGTCGAGGGTGACCAGCACGATCGTGTCGGCGATGGGAAGGCCTTCGGCTTCCCGCGTACCGTGCAACGTGCGTTCCTCCTCTCCTTCTCCGTCGACCCGAACTGCGTCCACCCAGACGCCCAGGAAGAGTGGTGCGGCTGCGACGAGCACGACGGTCCAGACCGGGCGCGCCGCGCTCCGGCCCGAAGGCACCGAGAAGAGACCGACGCCGAGCACGCAGAGCGTCCACAGCCCGTAGCCCGCGAACGCGGACAGCCGAACCGAAGACGCGGCGAGGGATGCCTCGAGGGCGTGATGAAGAGAAACGAGCCCCAGCAGAGCGCTCAGTCCGGCCGCGATCAGGAGGGCGACGCGGTGCGCATCCAGTCCGATTCGGGCCAGCAGGAGCAGCGACACGGCGCCGCCCGCGGCCAACGCGAGGGCGACCGACAGGAGTACGCCCGTGTTCCAGGCCACGTCCCGCAGCAGGAGCAGCGTGAAGCGCGAAGGATCTGCCCAGCCGACGTGGGCCAGCAGGCCGACGACCACGGCGTCCAGCACGGCGAGCACGAAGATCGCCGGCAGCGCGACCCGAAGAACGAGCGAAGTATCTCGAAGCAGTCTCATCGTGGATCTCCTCGCGGGAGATCAAAGCGAGTCGATTGGGCGTCGAGATGGCGAATGGAGAACGTTCCTTCGGGTTCGAAAGACGTTCCCTCGGCCTCGAATGAAGTTCCGCGAGGTCCGCGTGGCGTTCCCGCGGCGGCGCTTGCCGAACCGGCGACTCCGCGCGGCGGGCGCGAGACCACGGTGAAGATTCCGTGGCGTCGGCGACCCTGGCACGCCGACGAGGCCCTGAAGCGGCCGGATGGCGCGCACGTCCCGAGCGCGCTCCGGACCGCGCTTCCCTAGGGCCGATCCAACCGCGCGACGAGCGCGGTCACGTTGTCCTTCCCGCCGGACTGGTTCGCCGCGTCGATCATCCAGGCGACGATCGCGTGCGGATCCCGCGAGCGCATGGCCAGTCGCCGCAGCTCCTCGTCGGCGAGCATGCCGGTCAAACCGTCGCTGCAGAGCAGGTAGAGGTCGCCCGGGAGGAGATCGCGCTCGATCAGGTCGGGCTGGACCGTCTCGGCCGCCCCCAGCGCGCGGTCGATCTGGTTGCGCTGGGGATGATCACGCGCCGCCTCCTCGTCGATCAGCCCTTCCTTCAGCCAACGCGCCACCATCGAGTGGTCCTCGGTCAAGGCTTCGAAGCAGCCGTCCCGCAGGCGGTAGATGCGGCTGTCGCCGACGTGCCCGAGAACCACGGCACCTTCGGGTCGGAGCAGGAGCGCCACGGCGGTCGTCCCCATCCCGCGGAGCATCGAGTCCTTCTGACCGAGCTGGTGGATCTCGCGGTTGGCGCGTTCGAGCGCGGCGCCCAGTCGCTCCGCCGGCTCGCCGTCGAGATCGCGCACCAGCTTGCCGAGGGTTCCGACCGCCATCCGACTCGCGACCTCACCGCCGCGGTGGCCGCCCATCCCGTCGGCCACCACGAGCAGGATCTCGTCGCGGACCTCGTCGTCGAAACGATCGAAGGCGTCCTGGTTCGTCTTGCGCACACGGCCGACGTGGGTCGTGCCCGCGATGCTGATCGCGAACCCGGCCCAGGCCTCACGTCCTTCGTCGTCGGTCGCTCGTTTCGCCATTGCCGGTCCCGGTCGAGACCTCGGTTCGAGGGTTCGTGTCCGTGGACGACGCTCCGTCGCCGCTCGGGCAAGGCTAGCGGTTCGGCGGCTCGACCGCGCTTGACGCCGCCCGTTCCGCTCGGGATCTTGCACGGATCGCAAGGAGGGGAGCTTCGACATGACCACACTCGGAGAGGGCTTCGGCCGGATCGTCCAGATGGCCTACCTCGTGGACGACATCGAGGCGGCGATGTCGACCTGGCTCGCGCAGGCGGGGCTCGGTCCCTGGACCTGGTTTCGCAACATCGAGCTCGACACCGAGTTCGATGGCCGGCGCTTCACGCTCCACATCCACGAAGCCCTCGCCTACATGGGCGAGCTCCAGATCCAGCTCGTCCAGTCCCTCGACCCCGTCGAGACCGTGACGCCCTACCAGGACGCGCTGCAGGCGGGTCGATTCGGCGTCCACCACACGGCCTTCTTCGCCGACGACTTCGACGCGACCCTCGCCCGCGCGCGGAAGCAGGGCTTCGAGCGGACCTGCACGATGCGCGACAAGGCCGGCTTCCGATACGCCTATTGCCAATCGAAGGCGATGCCCGACGTCTGGATCGAGTTCCTCGAGTCCTACCCGGCGCTCCACACGATCTTCGCGGACGGGATCGCCGCTGCGGCGAATTGGGATGGCCGGGATCCGATCCGGACCTTCGAGTACGCGGACCTCTGACCCGCGCGACCGGGTGCGACGTCGACGGTCCGTCCGTCGCGAGCTTCGTCGGCGACACCGGCCGATCGGCGGAGCACGCGTCGCATCTGTGCCCCATTCCCTCCGTGTTTGCCCGTCCGCGTCGGCTAGCATGAACGCATGGGATCCCTGGACGGAATGACGGCGATCGTGACCGGCGCCACCCGAGGCGTCGGGCGCGGGGTCGCGGTCGAGCTGGCGGCGCAAGGCGCCCACGTGACGATCACCGGTCGGACCGAACGCGAAGGCGACAGCCGCTGGCCCGGCAGCCTCGAGTCGACGATCGAGGAGGCCCGCGCCCTCGGCGGGACGATCGAGGGGCGGGTCTGCGATCACCGCAACGACGAGCAGGTCGGCGAAGTCTTCGCCCGCGTCGACGAGGAGCGCGGCGGACTCGACCTGCTCGTGAACAACGCCTTCCTCATTCCCGACGACATGGACCCGCAGCTGCCCTTCTGGGAGACGGGACTCGACTGCTGGGACGACATGCACGAGGTCGGGGTCCGCTCGGCCTACGTCGGAACCTGGTACGCCTCGAGGATCATGCTCCGCCAGAAGCGCGGCGTGATCGCGTTCGTGAGCTCCGAAGGCGCGCGCTACTACACGCTCCACCCGGCCTACGGCGCGGCCAAGAGCGCCCTCGACCGGACCGCTCGCGACTGCGGGCACGAGCTGGGGCCCCACGGCGTGATGACCGTCGCGGTCTGGCCTTCCTTCGTGACGACCGAGCGGCTCCTCGCCCTCGACCCGGTCGAGTGGAACCTCGACTTCGACGGCGCCGAATCGCCTCGCTTCGCCGGTCGCGGGATCGCCGCGATCCTGACCGACCCGGAGCGCATGACCAAGAACGGCCGCGTCTACACGAGCCGCGCCCTCGCCGACGAGTACGGCTTCACCGACGTCGACGGCAGCCTCCCCTCCGGCGCCGCCGACCCGGGGCCGCCCGCGCCGCTCTTCCCCGAAGAATCGGACGCATGACGACGCGTCCGCTGGAACACGCTGGCGCGCATCTGCTCAATCACGTCGAGTTCGTGTACGCGCCCGGGGATCGGGCCCTCGTCCGCTCCTTCCTCGAGGCCCTCGGCCTTCGCGTACTCGATCCGCAGACGGACCCGACACCGCCCGAGCTCGGGCCCGCCGCCGGTCCCTACCTGATCGTCTATCTCGCCGAGGGCGACGACGACCTGATCGACAACATCGCCTACGCCTCCGAGGTGCGGCCCGAGCAGTGGGCCCTCGAGTCGGCGATCCGCGAGCGGCTGGCCGGCGACGAGGCGCTTCGCGCGCTCCAGGCCGACTACCACGCGGCGTACGCGCGCATGCCGCAGGCGATGACTCACGTAGGACTCGCCTATCCGTCGACCGACGCGGTGAAGGCCGCGATGGAACGACTCGCGGGCAACGCTGCGATCCGCGACCGGCTGACGCTGTCCGACGTCTACGAGCCGGGTGGGCCGGGCTCCGTCGACGACCGAGTGACCCAGGCCTTCGTCCATACCGACCTGCTCTCGGTCGGCCTCCTCCTGGGCGGCCAGCAGTTCGAGCTCCAGGTCCGGCACGACGGCGTGTAGAAAGTCGCGCACGCGACCCCTTCCGGCTGCACCCGGCGAGCGCGCCGGCGCGCCGGTATCCTCTGGCGGTCCGGGCTCAGCAGGGAGGCCCCTTGGAAGCGATCGAGCGCATCACGACCTGGGTGACCGAGAACGAGGCGCTGCTCTCGGGTCTCGCGGCGCTGATCGCGATCGTCGCGATCGTGCCCGCCGTGCTCGCGCCGATGCGACGCCTTCGCGCGCGAGAAGGAGAACGACCGAGCGCGCCCCGGCGGACCGGGAGCGAAGCGGACGGTCCGCCGCGCATCGCCGTCTTCCCCTTCGCGAGCGCCGACGGCGCCCCCGAGACGCAGACCGAATCCGAGCTCCTGCAGCGCGAGCTGACGACGCTGCTCGCGCGGGGAGATGGATGCGAGGTCATCTCGAGCGCCGCCGCCCAGGCCTTCGCGGTCGAGGGCGGAACGAGTTCGGAAGCGGGCCAGGCGCTCGCCGTGGACTACGTCGTCGAGGGAGAGGTCCGCGCCACCGGCGAGGGCTTCCGCGTCACCGCGAGTCTCATCGACACGGAGACCCAGCGGGTCGCCTGGTCGGACGTCTTTTCGGTCTCGGCGTCCGACGAGCCGGACCTCTCGGTCCGTCTGGCCGAACGCGTCGCGGCCCATCTGGGAATCGAGATCATGCGGACCGAGGTCGGCCGCGCGCGCACACGCCCGCGCAGCCGGCAGTCTCGCGACCTCATGCTCCAGGCCCAGGGTCTCCTGTTTTCGGAAGGACACCACAAGGCGACCTACGAGCGTGCGATCGAGCTGCTCGACAAGGCGACCACGCGCACTCCCGACTTCGCCGAAGCCTACGGATTGATGGCCCTGCTCTACGCCCTCGGTGCGGTCTTCGGCTTCTTCGAGCGGACGGAGGTCTTCAAGCAGAAGGTCTTCGCCATCTGCCAGAAGGCGATCGAGCTCGACGATCGTTCCTCGGAAGTGCTCGGGTTCGTCGGGTGTGCCTACTGCGACCTTCGGCAGTTCGAGAAGGGGATGCCGCTCCTGGATCGCGCCGTCTCCCACAATCCGAGCAACGCCCAGGCCAAGGCCGCCCTCGGCGCGGCCCTGAACGGACTCGGTCGCTTCGAGGAGAGCGTGGCCTGCCTCGATGAGGCCCTCGCGCTCAGCCCTGCCTACAAGGGCATCGCGCCCTGGGCGACCGTGCTGGCGAACAGCCAGCTCGAGCTCGGGCGTCGCAAGGAAGCCTCGGAGGCGCTCGACCAGGCGATCCGCTGTGACCCGAGCTTCTATCCGGCCCAGCTCACCGCCGCCCGAATCGCCTCCCTCGAAGGCGACGCCGCGGCGGCAGGACGCCACTTCGAAGAGGCCCGCCGGCTCCAGCCCGGACTCGACGCGATCCTCGAGCGGCACGGATCGGCTGCAGCGGAGCGCCCGGACGGCGAACCGCCGATGATCGACACCCTGAGCAAGGTCGTCTACCCGCTCCATCCAGGCCGAAACGAGCCGGGGCACGAGTAGCCCTCGCGCGGGACGAGGGTGCCGGAAGACGAGCGATGGCGGGCCCTTGGCGAGACAACGGCCGCGACGGAGACGCCTCGGGTCCTGGAGCGCGCCTGGCAGCGCATGACTCCGTCGCGAGCGCTGGGATCGACCGCCTCTACTCGCTCGCCACGCGGAGCACGAGCTTGCCCGCCGAGCCCCGATCCTCGAGCTGCGCATACGCCTCGGCGGCCTGCTCGAGCGGAAGCGAGGTGATCCGCGGCGGAAGCAGCCACCCCTCGCAAACGCCGTCGAAGACCTCCGCGCCCTTGCGGAGCACTTCCTCTCGCGTGCGGAGAAAGTTGGTCATCATGCCCCCGCTCACACAGATCGCCTTCGGCAGCAGCTCGAGCGGTGAGATCGGATCCGGCGGGCCGCTCGCCATGCCGTAGAGACAGACGTGTCCCTGCACGGCGAGACACGCGAGGTTCTTGCGGAAGGTCGTCTTGCCCACCCCGTCGATCACGTAGTCGGCCCCCGCACCATCGGTCAGCTCCAGCACCCGTGCGTCGAAGTCCTCGTCTTCGTAGAGGATGACATCGTCGGCCCCGGCGGCACGAGCGTGTTCGGCCTTCTCTTCGGTCGAGGTCGTCCCCATCACG harbors:
- a CDS encoding sulfatase, which gives rise to MRLLRDTSLVLRVALPAIFVLAVLDAVVVGLLAHVGWADPSRFTLLLLRDVAWNTGVLLSVALALAAGGAVSLLLLARIGLDAHRVALLIAAGLSALLGLVSLHHALEASLAASSVRLSAFAGYGLWTLCVLGVGLFSVPSGRSAARPVWTVVLVAAAPLFLGVWVDAVRVDGEGEEERTLHGTREAEGLPIADTIVLVTLDTTRFDAIGYSNSGRTRTPVLDRLAREGAAYTQATTPTPLTLPAHTSMMTGRSPWDHGVVVNGARVPTEVPVLAEMLSAAGWRTGAFVTAPVVEAETGLGRGFEVFDGVMSGSRLPAKAMATTRIMRRLGFYRYPHVRPGRVATDAALAWLEREDPRPEFLWLHLFDSHAPYEASVPPDCPHQAELAALPPGKAAEYDRSHRAPDWYAEHMHELYDREVEGMDRQLGRLVDTLDRSGRLEDSLIVVIADHGESFEAPRRFDHAATLTNETLRIPLVVRFPGVVDPGVRSRELVSVEDVYATVLEAAGFLDANASSSSMSLLVPFLRPMDATPRSFTRHETFPHPMASAGERLIATRTGRSMLVFAPESDAQAFFHLDDAEVRDRIGDTERGAELASLIEKLENGETASSTKRVADLDLIDDHETMEMLQSLGYVN
- a CDS encoding Stp1/IreP family PP2C-type Ser/Thr phosphatase — encoded protein: MAKRATDDEGREAWAGFAISIAGTTHVGRVRKTNQDAFDRFDDEVRDEILLVVADGMGGHRGGEVASRMAVGTLGKLVRDLDGEPAERLGAALERANREIHQLGQKDSMLRGMGTTAVALLLRPEGAVVLGHVGDSRIYRLRDGCFEALTEDHSMVARWLKEGLIDEEAARDHPQRNQIDRALGAAETVQPDLIERDLLPGDLYLLCSDGLTGMLADEELRRLAMRSRDPHAIVAWMIDAANQSGGKDNVTALVARLDRP
- a CDS encoding VOC family protein gives rise to the protein MTTLGEGFGRIVQMAYLVDDIEAAMSTWLAQAGLGPWTWFRNIELDTEFDGRRFTLHIHEALAYMGELQIQLVQSLDPVETVTPYQDALQAGRFGVHHTAFFADDFDATLARARKQGFERTCTMRDKAGFRYAYCQSKAMPDVWIEFLESYPALHTIFADGIAAAANWDGRDPIRTFEYADL
- a CDS encoding SDR family NAD(P)-dependent oxidoreductase: MGSLDGMTAIVTGATRGVGRGVAVELAAQGAHVTITGRTEREGDSRWPGSLESTIEEARALGGTIEGRVCDHRNDEQVGEVFARVDEERGGLDLLVNNAFLIPDDMDPQLPFWETGLDCWDDMHEVGVRSAYVGTWYASRIMLRQKRGVIAFVSSEGARYYTLHPAYGAAKSALDRTARDCGHELGPHGVMTVAVWPSFVTTERLLALDPVEWNLDFDGAESPRFAGRGIAAILTDPERMTKNGRVYTSRALADEYGFTDVDGSLPSGAADPGPPAPLFPEESDA